AGCTGTTACTCCTTGTAACTCTATCATTGAGCTTCTATATCCTGCTCCTTTTGTTATTACTACTCCTGCATAAGCTGCTGCTTTATATTCTTTGTTAGTTTCATCTCTTTTTAAATTCCAAATAGGTACTATTCTATCAGATTTTAAAGTATCAGCTATTGGATAAGCCTTTACTTCTGTAATATAAATTTTTCTATTTTCAGTTAAAAATGAGCTTACAGCTTTCATAGTTTCAACACTATCAAAAGTTGTTATAAGTGCATACCATTCTTTATCTAAATTTTCATTTATAACTTCTTTTAACTTATCCTCAATTTTTTCTTGTCCAGTTACAGTAACTCCAACTATTCCAAAAAAGTCAGGTTTTAATATATTCCCGTCTCCATCTCTTTGTCCTAAAAACTTCTCCACTAATTTATATACTTTTGAATTATTTCCAAAATTATTAGCAACATCTTTAGAGTTCATATAATATTTAAAATCTGAATTCTTATCATTTGTAACTATAAGAGTTTTATTAAGTGCTGCTATTGTTAAATTCAATTCTTGTTCTAATGTTATTTTTACTGGTTCTCTGTATACTCCCATTATTCTTTCCTCCTTGCTATTCTGCTTTTATGCTTTTCATTAACTAATAATTCTATCTCTTTTATTAGTTCAAGTTCTCTTTCTTTTGTTATCTTCATATATTCAAAAACTATGTCAAAACTACAACGATATTCGTATTTAGCATTAATTAATTCATTTAATGATTTTATTTCACTACTTTTTACAACTCCAGCTTCTATTCTTCCAATTTCTCTTCTCGCATTGAAAAGAATTAGTTCCCTTAGTTCAGTTGAATTTTCCAAAGCCTCTTCTTGTGTTTCAGAATATACATCAAATTGTAACCTAGCCATTATCCTATACTCTGTTGTTTCAAGGTACTTTTCATCTTTTTTTATATATTCTCTTTCTGTATATCCTCTAAAATCAGCACTATTTATATTTAAAACTTGATAAGTTGCATAGGGCTTTTTTGGAGACTTTTTATCAGTAAAAGCTGGGATAATTTGGATATTACTCATTTTATTAAGCAGTTCAATTATAAGATTAATCATCTTTTGTACTCCTCTTCAAAATATAGCTTTTTATATCAGCTAGATAATCAAAGTCAGTTATTTCAATTATTTTAAATTCTTCTTCTCTTAAAATAGCAATATCTCCTTCTTTTAGCTTCTCTTTTGTAAATAACTCCATATCTTTAAGAGTTATTTCACCTTGTGGATAATATTTCAAAGTATCAGATGAAATAGGCATATACACACCTTTTATAATCTTTTCTATTTCTGAATCAGGAATATATTTACCTTTTTCCCATTTCCCTTCAACTCTTGAAATAATTTTTATATTTGTTTTATGCTTGCTTAATAAAATAACATTATCCATTTTATACATCCTTAAAATCTGACAAATATTCTATAGTTCCATTTTCATTTACAATTTGATACCTAATTGCAGTTATTAAATATCCTGCATCTATCAATGGTTTTGTATTTGCTTTTTTTCCTTTTGAAGTTTTAATTTTTAATGTTTTCATGGAATTAGGAGTTGCCCAATTTTTAGCATCTTGAATACTGAGAATTATCATCCCTCTTATAGTTTCCCCTATTATCATTAAAGCTTCTTTTCCACTTAGCTCCCCTTTAAAAACTTTATTAGGTGTTTCTTTTACTAACCTTGAAATAGAGTTCCTATTGCTATCTAAGGCATTTCTCATAAATGGACGAGCTGGAATATCAATAGTTCCAAATTCATTGTATATAGCATATTCAAGGATAGTTGTTTTCCCATCTTCTCCTGTCAAACTCTTATCAATAGCCAATATTCCAATTTCTACTTGATGTTTTGTTAAATATTCAATTTCCTTTAATGCTTTAACTATCATATTTCTATGACTCCAAACAAATCTTTAACCCCTCTGATAAAATTATCTGACTGTTCAATTTTATTTAGAAAAGTATAATTTATTCCTCTTATAGCATAAGATTTTAAACCTTCTTCATTTGTTATGTTCTCTTTAATTGTTGAACAAATAAAAAGAAGAATATCAGAAGGGATTTCATCATATCCAGCAATATATTGAATTTCAACATAAGAATTTTTAGAAATTATTTCATCAAAAATTATTTTCCTATTAATGTAACTAAATGGAAGCATTTTACAGCCTCTATTAACGTTCAAAACCTGTTCAATTTTCTTTTCAGGAAGAAATACATAATTTGTATTAAGTCCACTTATCAAACTTGTTATTTTAGCTTTTAATAGCTTATAACCAATAACTCTCTCTATTTTTAGAATTACACTATTTATATAGAACTTTAAAAGTTCTTCATCTTCTATTCCTGTAAGGCTTTTAGCCATATTTAAATCATATCCTAACTCTTTATCCATCACTTACTCCTATTTTTAGCTCCTGATATAAAAATACCAGGAGCTTTTTTGCTAGGCTTTCTTTACTACCTTTACAAAATATTCAGGAAGTTGTACTCCGATACCTACACCTTTTTCCATATAATATTTAGTTAGTCCTTTACTTGTTATTTGGTCTTCTAGTTTCATAGTCATTTTTGGATTTTCTAACCCTAAAATTCCTTCTCTGACATTTCCAAAAACCATAACTGGATCTGTAGTTGCAACTGCTTCTTTTAATGTTTTTAATCCAGACCCTTCTGATTCTACTAATTCAACAGGTCTTGACATTAGTGTTCTTGTATTACCTGTATTTAGGTCTGTTATATAGAAATCCTTATTAGTATTTTTTAATTTACTAATTTGTTGCCAAGTTTCTCTTCTGATATACCATTTTGCTTCTCTTGCAATGTCAGTATGAACTGAATAATAAATATCTATTATACTTTCTATGAATTTTGCATCATCTGATGTATCAATTTCTTGTTGATTTGTTACAGCAGCATCTTTTAAAATTCCTAATGGCATATTTGTACCACTTCCATTGAAAATAGCATCTGCTAATCTTAAACCAAGAGCATATTCTACTCTTCTTAATAAGAATGATGCATAACCAACATAGTTAGTTGCTAAAAGCTTGTTTGTAATAACTGGCAAAGCATACAACTGAGAAATATTTACAGTAATATTTTCAATTTTTGTAACAGCAGTGTCTTTTCTCTCCTCAACTTCTCCAACCCAACCTGTTTCAGGTAAACCTGCCATTTCTCTTGGAATTGTTACTCCAGCATCATCAGTGCTAATAAATGTTACATCTTTTAGAACTGGATTAGAATCTTGTATTCTTTCTAAAATCTTTTTTACTATTGTTGTTGTTACTATTGCTTTTCCAGTAGAAGAACCTGTTTTACCATCTCCAACTGCCATGTCTTTAAATTCTAATTTGCTATCTTCATTAAAGACAATTTCATTTTTCTGACCATTATCTTTAACATTCAATAACATTGCTTTAAATTGAGCAGCATCATCAACTTCTTCTTCTGTTGCTTTAAAATCAGCTTTTAATCCTTTTAATACATCATTTAACTCATTGATTTGTTTAGAGAAATTTTCTTTTAAATCTTTTTCTAAACTATCTTTTAATCCATTAAATTCCTCTGTTAGCTTTGAAAATGCAGCAGGTAATTTTGCTATTTCTTCATCTGTTCCTGCTTTTAATAAATCTGCTTTAAATGTTTCTAAAAGTCCTGTAAATATTGCAATTAATTCTTCTTTTCCCATTCTATTTCCTCCTATATTTTCTTCACCAAAAACTCTTGTTACTCTACTTCCTGGAACTGCTGCTTTTGGTGTTAAACTTCCCTCATAAGCATCAAATTCCAAAATATCAATATAATATTTCCCCTCTTCAACATAGTCTTTAAACTTTGTCATAACTCCACCAACAGACATTTCAAATTCTGCACCTAAGTCCTTCATTAGAGAATAAACTTTCATTGCATCAGGATTTATATATGCTCCACTTTCATCTTTCTGTAAGTGAAATGTTCCTTCAACTTCAAAACCTTCCTTAGTTTCTTTTCCAATTAAAGTTCCAATTGGGATTAAAGAACCTTCATGGTTATATTGTAAAAATAATTTTTTACCATCATTTTTCTTCATACTTCCATTTTTAAATCTGTAAATACCTTTTGCTGTATTATCTCCTTGCATATTAACTAGAAGCCCTTTAAATTTCCCTTTAGATTTTTCATCTTCTTTAAATTCTGTAAGATTACATCTAAAATTTAAAACTTCATCAGAAAATTTTATTTTATACTTTTTTTTCTTAGACATTTTCTCTCCTTTTATCTAAAAACTACTTTACAACGACAATTAACAACTTCTGAGGCAGGTAATCCATCTTGATGAGGATGTTCAGCTTCTACTCCATCTTGTAAAGTCCATTTATAATCTATTGGAACCCATTCACCATCTAATGCCTTATGATTTTCACGATGTGTTTTTTGTCCACCAATATGTACCCATCTTTTTTCCTTCATGATTTTTTTAGATATTTCATAACTTGTACTATTAACACTCTTGCTAGTTTCAGTCCTAGCAATTGTAGTAGCCCTTTGTTCTGTCATTCCATTAATACTTTTTACTAATTCATCAACTAAATCTTTTTGACCTAAACCTGCTTCTTGTCCTTCTGTAATTACTTTATTCAAAATTTGTTTTGTTGTATTAGTCATTCTTTTTGCTTGTTTTCCTGCATTTTGTTTATTCCAATTTTTTAAAAAATAATCCCTAATACCTTTTATAGTTTTAGGTTTTATAGTTTTTTTGTAGATGTTTTGAAAGCCTTTAAAAGTCTTCTCGAATGTGTATAGATAAACTACTTCAAGACCTTTTTTAAACTTTTTCAAAAGCCATTCATAATCAATATTTATAATTGTCTTTAAATCATAAGCTTTTGAATTATCTTCAATAATTTTTTCTCTCAACTCAATAAATATTTTTTTGATTATTTTTTTATTCCTGGCTGTTAATCTTTTTTCTAATATTTCAAATTCTTTAATTATTCTTGTTTCTCTTTTCATATGTCCCCAGCACTTTCTTCATTATCTACAATTGGATTAGTAAGTTCTTCTAAAGTCATATCTCCACTATTAATAAGTAATACATCTCCACCTTCTACATCTCCTAGACTTAAATCAGTTAATAAAGATACTATTTTTCTATATTCGTTAATAGTCAATCTATTTTTTAAAGGCTCAAGTTTGGTTATAACATCTCCAATGTCTTCTTTAAGTTCATCTGCTCCACTTAAATCATAATCAATAAATTCCCCACTTTTTAAATAGTCAGAAAATAAATAATTTAACCAGCTTTTTAACTTATTGAAAAACGGAATAATTGCTTCACGATATAGCTCCTTTTTGGCTTGTTTCCTATTTTGGTATGTGCTTTCTCCACCCCCAACAAGTTCAGCAGGGACTCCACTTGCTAGTGCTGCTCTTTCATGTGCCTTTTGCTCAGCAGTAGACCAATCACTGTCAATAGGTGCTCTTGAAGTAT
This Fusobacterium animalis 7_1 DNA region includes the following protein-coding sequences:
- a CDS encoding phage neck terminator protein codes for the protein MINLIIELLNKMSNIQIIPAFTDKKSPKKPYATYQVLNINSADFRGYTEREYIKKDEKYLETTEYRIMARLQFDVYSETQEEALENSTELRELILFNARREIGRIEAGVVKSSEIKSLNELINAKYEYRCSFDIVFEYMKITKERELELIKEIELLVNEKHKSRIARRKE
- a CDS encoding HK97-gp10 family putative phage morphogenesis protein; protein product: MIVKALKEIEYLTKHQVEIGILAIDKSLTGEDGKTTILEYAIYNEFGTIDIPARPFMRNALDSNRNSISRLVKETPNKVFKGELSGKEALMIIGETIRGMIILSIQDAKNWATPNSMKTLKIKTSKGKKANTKPLIDAGYLITAIRYQIVNENGTIEYLSDFKDV
- a CDS encoding phage major capsid protein: MSKKKKYKIKFSDEVLNFRCNLTEFKEDEKSKGKFKGLLVNMQGDNTAKGIYRFKNGSMKKNDGKKLFLQYNHEGSLIPIGTLIGKETKEGFEVEGTFHLQKDESGAYINPDAMKVYSLMKDLGAEFEMSVGGVMTKFKDYVEEGKYYIDILEFDAYEGSLTPKAAVPGSRVTRVFGEENIGGNRMGKEELIAIFTGLLETFKADLLKAGTDEEIAKLPAAFSKLTEEFNGLKDSLEKDLKENFSKQINELNDVLKGLKADFKATEEEVDDAAQFKAMLLNVKDNGQKNEIVFNEDSKLEFKDMAVGDGKTGSSTGKAIVTTTIVKKILERIQDSNPVLKDVTFISTDDAGVTIPREMAGLPETGWVGEVEERKDTAVTKIENITVNISQLYALPVITNKLLATNYVGYASFLLRRVEYALGLRLADAIFNGSGTNMPLGILKDAAVTNQQEIDTSDDAKFIESIIDIYYSVHTDIAREAKWYIRRETWQQISKLKNTNKDFYITDLNTGNTRTLMSRPVELVESEGSGLKTLKEAVATTDPVMVFGNVREGILGLENPKMTMKLEDQITSKGLTKYYMEKGVGIGVQLPEYFVKVVKKA
- a CDS encoding phage minor head protein; amino-acid sequence: MKRETRIIKEFEILEKRLTARNKKIIKKIFIELREKIIEDNSKAYDLKTIINIDYEWLLKKFKKGLEVVYLYTFEKTFKGFQNIYKKTIKPKTIKGIRDYFLKNWNKQNAGKQAKRMTNTTKQILNKVITEGQEAGLGQKDLVDELVKSINGMTEQRATTIARTETSKSVNSTSYEISKKIMKEKRWVHIGGQKTHRENHKALDGEWVPIDYKWTLQDGVEAEHPHQDGLPASEVVNCRCKVVFR